The Nitrospira sp. sequence AGCCGAGATCGCCGAGTACATCGAGATGTTCTATAATCGCACCCGCCGACACAGTCATCTGAAGGGGGTCAGTCCGGAGGCGTTTGAAGCCGTGTCAAACCGGGCTTAACGATGTGTCCACAAAAGGCTGGGAAGTCCAAGGTAAGCCTAATGATAGTGAGCTGGTAAAAGAGTATTATCAGGCAATAGTTAAGAAAACATGGGTTGACAAATTGCCTACTAGAGTCGTCCGTTGGAGTGTGTTTACTGGACTTGGTGTAGGAGTTGATCTTGTTGGGGCTGGTGGATTGGGTACTGTTGCTGGCGTTGTATTAAGTGCTTTTGATGCTGCCATTGTAGAGCAGATGATTGCAGGGTGGAAACCACATCACTTTGTTGAGGGTCCGTTACGGTCATTTATTCCTTCGAAGGGTAAAGAAAGGTAAGCGCAGTCATGACGAACTATCCCCGCAGTCCCAAAGCCTTGCTTGGTGGCATTGCTCACCTGGGGCGGTTTATCGACAAGATCAAGCTCCGCAATGCCGGGCAGATTCAGGACTACAACTACATCACGGTCGGGTTCGACAAATACCTGGTCGATTTTCTGGGGATCGATCCGAAGGCGTTTGAACAAAAAGTCTTGGCCGGGGGGACTGATGAGCAATTGCTCGCCTGGGTGGTGGCGAATAGCAAGCCGCACTCGCACGAGGAGATTGCTCAGTGGTCGCAGGGCCTTCTGTCATCTGCCCCGAAAGAGGATGCGACGCGCGTGCGGTTTCAGGGCCGCCTCGACGAGATCGCCAAGAAACGGGGCGTACCCGTCAGTGCACTTCCGCCCGCGTCCACCTGGGTCGATGCGATCGAACTCGACGAAGGCCGCATGTAGGAGGCTTCCATGCAGATGGTGATGCTGGTCTTCCGCTCGTCGCTGAAGGAGCAGGTCCATGCGTTGCTTCACCGCTGTGACGTGAAGGCGTTCACGGAAGTGAATGAGTCGGTGGGCTATGGTCAGACTGGTCCTGCCGAGGGGCTGGCCTTCTATCCCGGCACGAACTCGGTGATTCTGGTTTCTCTCGATGACGATCATCAGGCGCGTGTGGCGTCGGCGGTGAGAGGCTGGTGTGAGGAGTCGGCAAAACATCCTGGGTGGCAGAAGCCATCCATTCGCGTATTTGCATGGCCCTGCACTCAGATTGTCTAGCAGGCTGTTGATAAAGTCCGCCAGCGGCGTTCTCGCGGCGCTCAGAGGCTCAACGTACGGCAGAGAGTACGCTTTCGCCTCTTCGCTTGCTGCGGCCTTGCTGGGCGGCCTTTCTGAACAGCCTGCGGGCTATTCAGCTTCTGTTAGCGACCTCGGAAGTGGTGGCGTGTTGGTGGCGTTGTCTTGTTTGTCACCGCACTGGTAGCAGGCGGTTGCGTGCTGGCTAGGCCGCAGGAAGTGTCAGGAGCTTCTTCATTTCGCTGTGGGCCATGACGACATCAGGGGCGCGCTGCAGGGCTTCGTAGTAGCTTCGTTCAAACCCATCACCTAGTTCGGAGGGGCGGATCATGCTCCGAACTTCCGTCAGGATCTGCGCGACATCCTCCGTAGTCAGATTGCACTCTTCGTCCAGCATTTCATCAATGCGGACCACCACATTGGACAGCGGATGCAGCCAGGTGAACCAGGGATCGTTCATGACCAGTTGCAGCAACTGGCCGGTCGAATCCACACGGCCGTAGATCCGCTCGAACGTGAGCTGCTCTGCCACGATCAGGGCCTTGTGAAGCCCCAGCAGCCCATGCCGCACATCGGTCAGGGTTTGGCGGAGCGGATTGGTTTTTTGTATTGTGGACTGCTGCGATGAAGTAGCCATAGGAGAATTCTACCAGGGTTTTTAAATTTTGCAGGCCGTCGATCCCCGTGATGTCTTTCTTGGCCTGGCTACATTATCGGCAGGTCGCTTTCTACACTGTAGAGTCCCATGATTATGTTACCGGCCGAATCGACCGCCTCCACTGGGAGGGGTGTGGCTGTTTGGAGAAGGGGCTGGGGATAAGGCGCGATTCGGACTCAACGGGAGGATCGGTGCCGGTGTCAGGTTGTTCGGCGGCAGGGGAGTGCCGAACGTGGAGCGGTTTCCGCTCTCAGTCTCGCCGTGCGGTTGTAAGCCTATCGGGCTTTCAGTCCCTGGTTTGGTGACGATAGTCTGATTGCCATGCGGATCGGAATAGATGCCGATGTCGTCGCCGAGGTGGGAGAGGTGCCCGCTAGTGCCGTCATGATTCTGAACAATGCGACTCTCGGCCAAGCCGGTCACGGCAGACAATGCCAGGCACGCCATTGTGATCGTGAGCGATGTCAGTGTCCGCTTCATCGGCTTTCGCGCATGCCTCAGTACGATTCACTCTACTCCCCGGTCGAGTATTCTTCCAGAGATCTCGTCCTGTTTACATTTCATTCTCGAGCGCGTCATATGAATACCTCCTCACGTTGCGACTGACGGCGAGTGTTTCTCATGGGTAATCTCATGCGCGTCTTCATTGTCATATCTGTCGCACTCGCTGCGAGTCTGACGCTTCTTGGTCACCGTTCCTGGGGGAAGGTGTTGGCTGGGAATGCCGGTGCGCGCGAATGGCTGGAGATCGCGAGGCCGCTCGATATCCCGTCCGAACGGCTGGAGCGCCCGCGCCCTGAACAGGATCGCTTGTCACCGCCCCAGGTCAGTCCAACGCTGAGTCAGGCTGAGGTCATCAAATTGGCCAAAGTGGAAGAGAAGAAAGAGTTGGGTAAGCGATTCCATGACTACGGGATCACGAGCGTGATCTTTGAATCATCGACCGGCCTCTGGTCAGTAACTTTCAATCACAGCCCGCCTCGTCGAGCGCCTGACGGTTGTGTCGTCGTGTTCGTCCACGACAAGGACAAGACCGCAGAGTTTCAGCACTGCGTGTGATGGATGCTTCGTCCCGGTCCTGGCTGAACCGGTGGGTTATTGCGTGATGCGGGTTCCGTAGAAGGTGAAGAGCTCGCCGGCCAGATGGCCCATCTCTTCCGGATCGGTCTGCCGTTTGCGGCGGATGTAGTCGTTCAGGATGCGTCCGTCTGCCGTCTTATGGACGTGGGGGAGCGCTAGATTCATGCGGTAGCGTTCGACGGCTTCCGCGACGCGGCTGATAAACACCACAGTGCCGTCTGGTTCGATCCGTTCGACCACGCCGACGTGGGTCAGCGGATCGTTCAACCTGCCGTCGCCATTGAAGTCCCAGGTGTTGTCGAAGAAGACGAGATCGCCGGGCTGCACGATCGGTCCCTGGTGGAGCCGTCCGTGCTGCCGCATGTGGTTGTAAATCAGTCGAACGCCGTTCGCTCGCCGATCCGTCGTGCTGCTGTTATACAGATCGATGCCGTGTTCGAGGTAGATGGCGCGGGTGACACCGGCGCAGTCATAGGCCACGCGTCTCCCGTTGCTCTCGATCAGTCTGGCGCCGAGGAGCTTGGTCGCGGTGTGGACGATTCCGGTTCTGGTGGCGGTGGCAGAGGGCGATTTCTGGACCGGCGTGACCTCGAAGCGGGAGGCGGGCACGCGCGCCACGGGTGTGCTGGCGCAGCCGACGAGTGTCAGGATGACCACCGTGGTGCCGATCAGTGTGAGGCGTCGCGGGTTAGCGGACATTCACGAAACGGCCCTGCGCCGTCTCCCTGAGTTGATCGATATCTTCCCGCCGCGTGACCGACAGCGGGACGGTGTGCGTCAATTCCTCAATCAGTAAATCGGTCGTGAGCGGCGTCTTTTGGTGCAGCGCGCGATAGAGTGCTGCGACGACGGCCTGTTCGATCTCCGAGCCGCTGAAGCCGTCGCTGGCGCTGACGATTTTTACCAGATCGAACCGTGTCTTGTCTTGCTTGCGGAGCCCCAGGTGAATCTTCCAGATGGATTCTCGTTCGCCGTCATCCGGCAGATCGACGAAGAAGATTTCATCGAACCGGCCTTTGCGGAGGAGTTCCGGCGGCAGCAGCGCGAGATTATTGGCGGTCGCGATGACGAACACTTCCTGCTTCTTTTCCTGCAACCAGGTGAGAAACGCGCCGAAGAGCCGGCGGCTCAAGCCCGCGTCGGCGTCGCCGCTCCCGCCGCCTGCGGCCATCGCCTTTTCAATTTCATCGATCCAGAGCACGATGGGCGAGAGTGATTCGGCCATCTCGATCGCCTTGCGGAAATTCTTTTCCGATTCCCCGACGAACTTATCGAACAACCGGCCTGCGTCGAGTTTGAGCAGCGGGAGCTGCCATTCCCGCGCGATGGCCTTGGCTGCGAGCGATTTCCCGCAGCCCGGCACTCCGACCAGCATGATCCCCCGTGGCGGGGTCAGGTTGAGCGCTTTGGCCTCGGCTGTGAATCCGACCTTCGCGCGTTCCAGCCAGGATTTCAAGTTCGTAAATCCGCCCAACTCAAATCGGTTGTCTTCAAGCGGATAGTATTCCAGCAGCCCACCGTCTTTGATCGTCTGGACTTTGCGTTTCAAGATCTTCTGCACGTCGTCGGCGGACAGCGTGCCGTCTTCGACGACGCACCGCGTGATGACCTGTCTGGCTTGATGCAGGGTCAGTCCCTGCAGGGCGCGGAGAATGGCCTCGCGTTCCTGAGTCGAGAGGCTTGCATCGGCCGGCTTGGTGTCGGTGAGAGAGCCGAGGATGCTCTGTGCCATGGTTGTGGAGCGTGGACGACGAGGCGCGGCTCTGGTCCCGAGCGAGGAGAGGACGTTCTGGAGCATGGACTGTAACTCGGTGCGATCCGGCAATTGGAGATCCAGGCGGACGGCAATCTTTTCAAGATCGAGCGGCAGGGCGATGGGATGGCCGGTGAGGATGCAGGTAGATCTTGATCGGCCATAGACCGCCGATACTTCGCGCAGCTGTCGAGTGACGGCCGCGTCTTGTAAATGCGGGACAAGATCCTTCAGCCAGAAGACCGCTTCGACGGTCAGCCCATTCAGGTGCTGAAGCAGCGCCAGCGGAGTCGCGGTCATCTTGCTGAGCGTGGGGCCGTCGTCGGCCCGGGTAAGCCCTCTCGTGATGGACCATTCGAACAGCGGCATGCGCTCTTGCGCGGCCACGGATTGCAGCAAGGCCAGCACGCGCTCTTCTTCCACGGTCTCGATGATGACCAGCGGATGGCAGGAGCGGATCAAGGTGCGGAGGTCGTGGACGCTGGTTGCTAAGGCCATACGAATGCCATGCTAGCATGTGAGGTGCGCGTCACCAAGAGAACGGCTGTTTGCTACTTAGACTCAGGCGCCGGGACCGATACGGACTTCGCACAGCGAAAGCCGATCGTGGCCGAGCGCTGCGCCGGGGGCGAGCCGCTACGGGTGGCCGTTCGCAGCATGATGACTTTGCTCTTCCATGATCCGCCGCGCACGCTCCGGTAACGGCCGCTCGTCGGTCCCGGCGGATTTTTCTCCGTCATGTAGGCGTAGTAGTCGAAGCCGAACCAGTCCTGGACCCACTCGGCGACATTCCCGGCCATGTGATGCAATCCGTAGGGGCTGCGGCCTTCTTCCAGCGACTCGACCGGGGCGAGAATCGGAATCTCATGCACATGATATTGTCCGAACATCGCCCGTTTCTGGTCGGGGATCGCATTGCCCCAAGGAAAGAGGGCGCCTTCCGTTCCGCGTGCCGCTTTTTCCCATTCGGCTTCAGTGGGGAGCCGCTTGCCGGCGGCGAGGCACAGATCCTGTGCTTCCTTCCACGTCACATAGAGGGCCGGCCAGCGCGACAGCGTGTCGTCGGTGACGGAGTGGATGGTGATGACGTGCCAGATCAACTTCTGGAGCTCGTCGGAGGGCGGCGTTTTCCGCTGCTGCAAGAACGCGAGGTATTCTCCCAGGCTCACTTCGTCGCGATCCATCTCGTAGGCATCGAGCCAAACATGATTCTGCGGGAGTTCTGTATCGTCGAATTGTGTCCCGATTCCGTACGGATCGTCGTCGATGCGCTTACTTCCGAGGAGGAAGATGCCTGCGGGTATGGTGACTGTGGGCGCCGGCTTCGCCAGCGCCGCGATGGCGGTGAGGTGGCGCGCCAATTCTTGCGATGGCTTGGGCGCGACAGTGGCGCCCGATACCGGCGTCGATAGGGCAAGTAGAAGGAAGAGCGAGGGGAGCCAGCGAAGGAATGGCATCAGGTCTTGCTCGGGGATTCCAGCGCCTTATGGATTTCACCGATCAGGCGCCGTTCGATTTCGGCCGTCTCTTCCTGGCTCACGCTCAAGATCCGGCCGCCTTGCGCCACTTTTTCAAATTCGGCGCGGACCCCGAGTCTGGTGGTATTGGCGGGAAGGGCCTGCAGGGTGATGAGATATTGATTGCGAAAGCCGGCCACTTCCAGCGAGGCCGGGTTCGAAATCTTTCGTTCCGTCACATACACGGCTTTTTGATCATTCTTATAACTGACCTTCACGGGATAGCCGTTCTTGGCGAGGGTCTCTTCCACGATCTTCGCGACGGCGGCCAGCGGGCGAGCGACGGTCTCGATCTGCGCACCCTTTTCCTCGATGCGCAGTTGCTGAGCCGCCTGAGCCGCGGCGGTTTTCACCGCTTCGGCGCTCGCGCGTTTCGCCTGGGCGAGCTGCGCATTCAATTGATCGGTCAGCTGGCTCATCTCGGCCTTGGCCGACTCCGTGGCCTTCTTCGCATCACGCAGTTCCTGATTCAACAGGTCGATCTGCTGCTGCATGACCTTGTTCCCGTCTTGCAGTGAAGACAGCAAAGATTCCTGCTTCGTCACCTGTTTTTTTAAAGCATCGTTCTCGGATTTGAAGGGCGATTCGTCCGGCTTACACCCGGCCGTCAGCAGACAGCAGGCCAGCAGGCCGATCCCTGCCATGTTGGACAACGTTGGCGTCACCGTCCATTCCCTGTGAATATTCATCCGGCGATTATCTACGGTTCGCCTGAGCTTGTCCACGCGGATTTGCTGCCGGATGGAGTGATCGATTTGACCGGTCTCCGGCCTGGCGGCTATGCTCACGTCATGCGGTCTAGGATGTTTCTACTCCTGATTCTGTTGAGCCTCATGGTGACGCTCCCGGCTGTCGGGTTGGCCGGGGAGGGGACGGTCGTCTCGATTCCAGCCGAGGACTACGCCCGTTACGACCAGATCATCGCCGGCAAGTTTCTCCACTCAGAAACCCAACTCGTGCTGCTCGAACGAAAGACCGCGACGCAGATCTCGCCGGACCAGGAAGGGCCGCTGACGAGCGTGTGGTTTCACAAGCAAGGGTATTTCGATGGGACGCTTCCCGTCGAACTGGTCCGCGATTTCGTCGCGGCGAATCAGGAGCCGGCAAAACTGGAAGGCCGGTTTCAATTCGGAACCAGGTATCGGTTTGTGTTGGGCAACGCGGTCGAAGATCCGGAAGTGTCGCTGGCACAACCGGTTCTGGCCGCCTGGCTCAGATCCGTGCAGGCGATGCCGGTACTGGACCGGCTGGTGTTTTCGCGCATCGGGTACAATCTCCCTCAAACTCAAGCCTTGGTCTATGTCGGCAATCCGCGTCCCGATGGTTCGGGGGCCGGTTTTCTGGTCTGGTTGCGCCGGCAAGGGACGGCCTGGTCGATCTGGGATACGGAGGTAGTGTGGACGGTTCGTGTCGAACCGGAGTCCGACGGCGGGCCGCTGCTTGCACCGTGAGCGGTTTCAGCGGTAGCATGCGCGCGCCTGCAGGATGCTGAAAAAGTCTGCCAGCAGCGTTCTCGCGGTGCTCAGAGGCTCAACGTAGACAAAAGCTGACTGGAGGCAAAGTACCTATCCGCTCGCATAAGATCGAAGCGAGCGGGTCAAGCGAAGCTTGGTATGTACCTCCCCGCCTCTTCGCGTGCTGCGGCCTTGCTGGACGGTCTTTTTGAGCACCCCTGGTAGACTCCCCTGCTGTGCTTATGAATGAGAGGTTGCCGTAACCAGTTTCTTTACAGCCTGCTATGCCGACGTTAATTCGCAAGACTTTTTCTGTTCCCCCGCTCGGGTGCAATTGCTCCATCATCGGCGATCCGGTGACGAAGCAGGCCATTGTCGTCGATCCAGGCGGCGCGCCTGAGCGGATTCTTCGCGAGGTCCAGCAGTTAGGCCTGACCGTCAGCCACATTCTGCATACGCACGCTCACTTCGATCACTTTCTTGCGTCCGGCGAAATGCAGCGGTTGACCGGTGCAACGCTCTGTCTGCACCAGGATGATCTCGATCTCTGGACGAATCTGGAGGCGCAGTGCCGGATGTTCGGTGTGCCCTATGTGGCTGTGCCGCTGCCGGAATATTGGATCAAAGATGAAGAACGGATCATGGTCGGCGGTGTGACCCTGGTGGGCCTCCACACACCGGGTCACACGCCCGGCTCAATGAGCTTCCATCTTCCTGGTGAGAGTGTGGTGTTGGCCGGAGATACCCTGTTCCGGGGCAGTATCGGCCGGACCGATTTGTGGGGCGGGGATTTCGATGCGATTGAGCGGTCGATCCGTGAACGGCTCTATACACTCGCCGATGAGACAACGGTGGTGACCGGACACGGACCGGAAACGGAGATCGGAGTCGAGAAGGAATCGAACCAGTTTTTTCGCGTGGAGTGACGGACGGCTATTCTTTTGCCATCCGCTCTTTCAGGCGGGCGAGGCGCTTCTCGGTCGATTGCTTGATGAAGGTCATGTTCTCGGAGAGATGCTGCTGCGCGTTGATCTTCCCTTCTTCGCGCCGCTTTAATTGATCGAGTCCGAACTGGGAGATCGCCGCGCCGTCCTCCTTATTGAGCTCTTTCCAGATGACAACGCAACGCGCCTGTTTCGCCGTTGGGTAGGCGTCGCAGGGAGGATCGATCGTCGCAGCCCTGGCGATGGCCGGCACTGACAAGAGTCCAGCGAGCACAATCGTCAAAAGTTTCATATCCAGCCGGTCCTTCTTATCCATGACCACGAAGCGTGAACGGCACCATACCACAAGTCAAATCGTTGCGCCGACCATCCGGATCTATGAGCAAGGGGCGACAACGTTTCTGCAGCGCTGGATCAGTCGTCGTAAGCGACCTCCGGCTCTGTTACTCGACTCGCTCACCCGGCTGCCAAAGCATTCGAGCATTCTCGATCTCGGCTGTGGCGGCGCGCAAGACGCGCGGGTTCTTCATGCAAAAGGATTTCGTGTCGTCGGGATGGATCTGACGACGGCGTTTTTGCGGGCCGCGCAGAGCACGGCTCCATCTGTACCGCTGGTGCTTGCCGATATGCGTGACATGCCGTTTCGAGACGCATCATTTGATGCGGTTTGGGCGGCTGCCTGCTTGATGCATGTGCCCAAGTCTGAAGCCGCGCAGGTGCTCAAGAGGCTGAGTCGCATCGTTTGTCCCGGCGGGATGCTGGCGGCAACCGTCACGTATGGCACTCAGAGCCGCATTTTGACCGATGGGTGGATGCCCGGCCGCTACTTTGCCAGATGGCAGAGGGCTGAATGGGCCAGGGTGGTGGAACAAAACGGCTGGACGATTGACTCGCTGCGTGTCGTGTCGAACCAAGAGCGCAAAGGCCGGTGGCTGAATCTCGTCGCGAGACGCGCTATGTGACGGGAGCGTCTGATCGCAGGGCACGTTACTTCGTCGGCGCTGGCTCCGACGTCTTGCGGTCGAGCGTGAAGTAGATCTTCTCGTCGAATGTGTAGTACCCGCCTTCATCGATGTCGTGCATGATGCAGAAAGGCGAGAAGATAATCGCGCAGCCGAGCACGTCGGCGACCACCCACCAGGACCAGGTTCGCTTGATCGTATAGGTAGCGGGGTCGTAGCCGTCTTTGGAAAAGGTCGCGCGATGGTCGGCCTTGCGGCTGAGATTGACGGTGCCCGGTGCGAGCATGTGCACGAGATCGTCGACGACGACGTTGGTCTCTGCCGGAGTGGTAAAGAGCGTGACGGATTGATGGTCTCCGTGCATCCAGGTGCCGCAGCCGGTCAGGGACCAGGCACATCCAATCACGAGCGCGCCAAGCCAAAGTCGAGTCCGTGTCATGCCAACCTCTTGCTCGCTGGTGCGGGAAGGATCATCCAGCGCGGTCTGATGGTGAACAGCTGTCGGCATTTTTCCATGCCACCCGCCGTTCTTCTAGCGTTTTCAGTAATTCTACAGAGAGTGGGGCCGGTCCTTTAGATCTTCATCGCCTCGTTTACTTCGGCGAGGGTCGCTTTCGCGACTTTCGCGGCGCGCTGGCTGCCGTCCTGCACGATCTCGTCGATGCGCGAGGGATGGCTGATGAGGGATGCGCGGGCTTCCCACATGGGCGCCATGCGCTCGACCATCTTATCCGCCACCAGTTTCTTGCAATCGATGCAGCCGATAGCAGCGGTGCGACAGTCCGTGTTGATCTGCGCCTGCACGGCTTGCGGCGAGTAGATCTTGTGGAACTCATAGACGGGGCAGACGTCGGGGTTGCCCGGGTCCGTGCGCCGCACGCGCGCCGGGTCGGTGACCATCGTCTTCAGTTTTTGCCGGACTACCGGCTCCGCATCCGACAGGTTGATCGTGTTGCCGTAGCTCTTGCTCATCTTCCGCCCATCGGTGCCCAGGACCTTGGGAAATTTAGTGAGGTGTTCTTTGGGCTCGGGGAAGACGGACTTTTTGTAGATATCGTTGAAGCGCCGCGCGAGTTCCCTCGTCAGTTCCAGATGAGGCAGTTGGTCTTTGCCTACCGGAACGAAGTCCGGCTTGTATAGCAAGATGTCGGCAGCTTGCAGCACGGGGTAGCCGAGAAAGCCGTAGGTGCTGAGGTCCTTTTCTTTGATCTCGTCCTGCTTCTCTTTGTAGGTCGGATTCCGCTCCAGCCAGGACACGGGGACCATCATCGAAAGGAGAAGGTGCAGCACGGCATGCTCGGGAATGTGGGACTGGATGAAGACGGTCGAGCGTTTCGGATCGATGCCGGCGGCCAGCCAATCGATCAGGAGTTCGCGCACGAATTCGCGGATCCGGCTGGTGTCGGCGTAGTTCGTCGAGAGGGCGTGCCAGTCGGCGACGAAGAAGAAGCACTCATAGTCTTCCTGCAGCGCCTTCCAGTTTTCCAAGGCGCCGAGATAGTTGCCCAAATGCATCAAGCCGCTGGGTTGCATACCGCTGAGAACGCGCTTACGTGGTGCAGTGGTCATTGCGAGGCTCCTGCGCCGAGGCCCAGTGCCGTCGACAAGATCGTGCCGGACAGGGCCGTGGCGAATGTGCTGGTGATGGTGTGGATGACCCGGAGTTCTTTATCGAAGACGATCAAGCCCATGAGAATCATCATGCCGTAGGGCTCCAACCGCGCGAGCGCGAGCGCCGGGGCGGGGGGCAAGAGGCAAGTCAGGATGCGCCCGCCGTCGAGCGGCGGGATCGGAATCAAATTGAAGAGCGCCAGAAAGACGTTGATCATCACCGAGTAGAGGGCCATGACGCTGATGGGCAGCAGGATCATCGTGGCCAGGCTCGCGGGTTCGCCGTCGGCATTGCCGGGACGTTTGGCCAGCAGGGATGGATCGACGGCAAAGAGCGCCGCGACGACCAGCGCACCGAGGACCGCTAAGACGAGATTCATGCCGGGCCCTGCGGCGGCGACCAGCGCCATGTCGCGGCGCGGCTGGCGCATGTTGCGCGGATCGACCGGCACCGGCTTGGCCCAGCCGAGGAGGAAGCTTCCCGGCAACGCGAGGCAGAGCAACGGCAGAATGATGGTGCCGAGCGGGTCGATATGCGCCAGGGGATTCAGGGTCAGGCGGCCTTGCAGCTTCGCGGTCGGATCGCCGCATTTATCGGCGGCCCATCCGTGGGCATATTCATGCAGCACCATCGCGACGAGGAGCGGGAGACCCATGTATGAAATCTTATGGAGGATGGGAGCGAGTGTGTCCATAGGGTGATCCGGCTAGTCGAGTTGGACGAATTTCCCGTGTTTGACTTGGAGCAGCGCGAGGGGGCGTTGGAGGGTGCCTTCCGCTCCGAAGCCGGCCGGTCCCATCAGCGTGGGGAGATCGCGCTGCGTGGTCAGGAATTCTTGAACGGCGTCGCCCGACGTCGCTCCCCGGCGAATCGCTTCCAGGACCAGCTTGGCGGCATCGTACCCTTGCATGGTGAACAAGGTGGGGCTGCCCTGAAACCGTTTCTGAAAGCGTTGAACGAAATCCTGCACGGCGGCATTGGCGCTCTCCGCGAAGAATCCGTCCACAAACACGGCGCCGTCCACTGTGCGGTCAGCCGTGCGCAGGAAGTCCGGCGAGTTCCATCCGTTGGTTCCCAAGAGCGGGACTTTGACGTCGTGAAAGGCGAGTTGTGCCGCGAGCAGGCCGATTTCACTGGCGCGGCTGGGAATGAAGATCGCGTCGAAGCCCGGCGTGTAGAGAATCCGTTTGTCGCTTTTGCCGACCGGCTTTCCCGCAGGTCGCGAGGGATCGTAGGGAACCGCGAGGCCGTATTTCTTGAGGTCTTCGGCCTTGAGTCTCTTGATCTGCGGCGAGAAGTCCGAATCGCCCTCTTTGAACGATTCCATGGCGATGACTTCGCCCTCATGCTGCCGGACTTCTTGCGCAAAGAGGCGAGCCTGTTCACGGCCATACGTGGTATCGGGATACAGAATGCAAAACCGGCGATAGCCTTGTTCACCGGTGGCATAGGCTGCGATTCGCTTGGCTTGCAGGGCATGGGTCAGGGTGGTGCTGAAGACGAAGCTTCCCAGTCGTCGGACATTGGGAAACGTGGCTGCCGGGGTAATCAGCGGGATTTTTGCGCGTTCGGCCATCTCGGCCATCACGGGGAGATTTTTCGAGAGCATCGGCCCGATGACGGCCATTGGCCGGTCTTCGTTCAGCAGTGCGGCGTGGTCTTCGAGAAACGAGGGTTTGTCCGACTCGTTGTCTTTCACGATCAGTCCGACGGGCGGCATCCCCGACTGTTCGCGCGCGCGTTCGACCGCCAGCTGAATGCCCTCCAGTACTTCATTGGCGAACGGCGCGAGGCGTCCGGACAGCGGCAGGACCGTGGCGATGAAGAATTGGTTCGCCTTCAATCTGGTCTTGAGGAGCGCCAGCGTGTCGGCGGCCTTGGAGCCGTAGGGGTGTTCGGGGAATTGCGCGAGAAATTGTTGAATCTGGCGTTCGGCCAGATGGTCTTCTCCGCGCCCGGTATAGAGCTCGATTAGGCGGATGGCGGCCAGATCGCCGGGGAACGATTTCGGATAGAGGTCGTGCAGTCGCGTGAGCGCTTTCTTGTCCAGCTTCTCGTTGATGAACTCGCGAATCTGTGCCCGCGTCTCCGCTACGTGCTCTTCGGTACCGGCGGCGCTCTCTTGGAGCAGGGCTTCGATGGCGCGGACATACTCTTTTTTCTGCACCAGAAATTCGGCGGTGAGCCGGAGGGCTTCGTGCTTCGTGTCTTCGTCGGTCGTGCCGGTGCGCAATTGTGTGAGCAGGGGCAGCGCCAGATCGATGTTGCCCATCGCCGCGTGGGTGCGGGCCAGCATGATCTTCCCCCGCTCGCTCAAGTCGGACGCCGGGAATTCGGTCTGCAGCTGGTTCAAGTATCGTATGGCCTCGGAGTATTCCTTCATGTTGTACAGAGCGGCTCCGAGCAGCAGGTAGGTGTCATCCAAATGCTCCGGGCGCGGGGAGGTTGCGAGAAACCGCCGAAGGACGGTGGCGGCGGACTCTGCCTCGCCCTTGTCGAGCAATCGCTTGGCTTGCGCAAGCACCGGGGGATCAGGCAGCGGCGCTTTGAGTTCCGTCGCGGGGGCCGGTTGGGGCTGCACCGCGGCTCCTGCAAGGCTCAAGGCCAGGACGACGATCAAGCGGCGGCAGGCATGCAGTCGT is a genomic window containing:
- a CDS encoding AAA family ATPase, with protein sequence MALATSVHDLRTLIRSCHPLVIIETVEEERVLALLQSVAAQERMPLFEWSITRGLTRADDGPTLSKMTATPLALLQHLNGLTVEAVFWLKDLVPHLQDAAVTRQLREVSAVYGRSRSTCILTGHPIALPLDLEKIAVRLDLQLPDRTELQSMLQNVLSSLGTRAAPRRPRSTTMAQSILGSLTDTKPADASLSTQEREAILRALQGLTLHQARQVITRCVVEDGTLSADDVQKILKRKVQTIKDGGLLEYYPLEDNRFELGGFTNLKSWLERAKVGFTAEAKALNLTPPRGIMLVGVPGCGKSLAAKAIAREWQLPLLKLDAGRLFDKFVGESEKNFRKAIEMAESLSPIVLWIDEIEKAMAAGGGSGDADAGLSRRLFGAFLTWLQEKKQEVFVIATANNLALLPPELLRKGRFDEIFFVDLPDDGERESIWKIHLGLRKQDKTRFDLVKIVSASDGFSGSEIEQAVVAALYRALHQKTPLTTDLLIEELTHTVPLSVTRREDIDQLRETAQGRFVNVR
- a CDS encoding SUMF1/EgtB/PvdO family nonheme iron enzyme, whose protein sequence is MPFLRWLPSLFLLLALSTPVSGATVAPKPSQELARHLTAIAALAKPAPTVTIPAGIFLLGSKRIDDDPYGIGTQFDDTELPQNHVWLDAYEMDRDEVSLGEYLAFLQQRKTPPSDELQKLIWHVITIHSVTDDTLSRWPALYVTWKEAQDLCLAAGKRLPTEAEWEKAARGTEGALFPWGNAIPDQKRAMFGQYHVHEIPILAPVESLEEGRSPYGLHHMAGNVAEWVQDWFGFDYYAYMTEKNPPGPTSGRYRSVRGGSWKSKVIMLRTATRSGSPPAQRSATIGFRCAKSVSVPAPESK
- a CDS encoding NlpC/P60 family protein produces the protein MSANPRRLTLIGTTVVILTLVGCASTPVARVPASRFEVTPVQKSPSATATRTGIVHTATKLLGARLIESNGRRVAYDCAGVTRAIYLEHGIDLYNSSTTDRRANGVRLIYNHMRQHGRLHQGPIVQPGDLVFFDNTWDFNGDGRLNDPLTHVGVVERIEPDGTVVFISRVAEAVERYRMNLALPHVHKTADGRILNDYIRRKRQTDPEEMGHLAGELFTFYGTRITQ
- a CDS encoding DUF5069 domain-containing protein produces the protein MTNYPRSPKALLGGIAHLGRFIDKIKLRNAGQIQDYNYITVGFDKYLVDFLGIDPKAFEQKVLAGGTDEQLLAWVVANSKPHSHEEIAQWSQGLLSSAPKEDATRVRFQGRLDEIAKKRGVPVSALPPASTWVDAIELDEGRM
- a CDS encoding IS3 family transposase; translated protein: AEIAEYIEMFYNRTRRHSHLKGVSPEAFEAVSNRA
- a CDS encoding MBL fold metallo-hydrolase; translated protein: MPTLIRKTFSVPPLGCNCSIIGDPVTKQAIVVDPGGAPERILREVQQLGLTVSHILHTHAHFDHFLASGEMQRLTGATLCLHQDDLDLWTNLEAQCRMFGVPYVAVPLPEYWIKDEERIMVGGVTLVGLHTPGHTPGSMSFHLPGESVVLAGDTLFRGSIGRTDLWGGDFDAIERSIRERLYTLADETTVVTGHGPETEIGVEKESNQFFRVE
- a CDS encoding class I SAM-dependent methyltransferase, with product MTTKRERHHTTSQIVAPTIRIYEQGATTFLQRWISRRKRPPALLLDSLTRLPKHSSILDLGCGGAQDARVLHAKGFRVVGMDLTTAFLRAAQSTAPSVPLVLADMRDMPFRDASFDAVWAAACLMHVPKSEAAQVLKRLSRIVCPGGMLAATVTYGTQSRILTDGWMPGRYFARWQRAEWARVVEQNGWTIDSLRVVSNQERKGRWLNLVARRAM